A single window of Pseudomonadota bacterium DNA harbors:
- the avd gene encoding diversity-generating retroelement protein Avd — MQIFDTPLVQRTYDLYRALYETSKNIPKQSRYTLWQRCENSCLDALQGLILITYLPQAERREKLILVSSSLDVLRIIVRLASDVKVIDRKRYLALQEQIDEIGRMLGGWLKSMK; from the coding sequence ATGCAAATATTCGATACGCCACTAGTTCAACGTACCTACGACCTCTATCGTGCTCTCTACGAAACAAGCAAAAACATTCCCAAACAATCTCGATATACCTTGTGGCAGCGCTGCGAGAACTCCTGCCTCGATGCGCTACAAGGGCTTATCTTAATTACATACCTGCCTCAGGCTGAGCGACGAGAAAAGCTCATCCTGGTTAGCAGCTCACTCGACGTGCTCAGGATTATTGTGCGTCTCGCTTCTGACGTCAAAGTAATCGATAGGAAACGCTACCTCGCCCTTCAAGAGCAGATCGACGAAATCGGTCGAATGCTGGGCGGATGGCTAAAAAGCATGAAATAA
- a CDS encoding reverse transcriptase/maturase family protein: MGAVNPGLFDELTSSEALFAAWDVFCRGKRQRADVQKFWRRLEGNIFAIRRELIAGTYQHGAYDSFFIHDPKHRHIRKAGVRDRIVHQVVHTWLVRICEPCLIHDLYSGRDGKGTHAGVNALERMTYKVSRNYSRPCWALKCDIRKFYDSVCHSILMRLVAKRIRDRSVLKLVREIVESFHTEGVPGTGLPIGNVTSQIFTNIYLNELDQFVKHRLRVEHYARFSDDFVLLSERRADLVQWLQEIEIFLEQELKLALHQRKVSIRPLHQGIDFLGYVLLPYHRVMRSSTRRRMIRRLSGRQEEALLDGRAPAALRQSMSSYLGMLSHANTFRLQCLVRNRFSSARDRDCGFLTNKCG, translated from the coding sequence ATGGGGGCTGTTAATCCCGGGTTATTTGACGAGCTTACCTCATCTGAGGCTTTGTTTGCTGCCTGGGATGTTTTTTGTCGCGGCAAGCGTCAGCGAGCCGATGTTCAAAAATTTTGGCGACGACTAGAGGGTAATATCTTTGCCATTCGACGTGAACTGATAGCCGGTACATATCAGCACGGTGCCTACGACTCGTTTTTCATACACGACCCGAAGCATCGCCATATTCGCAAGGCTGGAGTGCGAGACCGCATAGTTCACCAGGTGGTTCACACCTGGTTGGTTCGGATCTGTGAGCCGTGCCTCATTCATGACCTTTATTCAGGCAGGGATGGAAAGGGTACGCACGCTGGCGTGAATGCCTTAGAGCGGATGACCTACAAAGTTAGCAGAAACTATTCCCGACCTTGCTGGGCGCTGAAGTGTGACATCCGCAAATTCTATGACTCTGTGTGTCACTCGATTCTTATGAGGCTGGTGGCCAAGCGAATTCGAGATAGGAGCGTGTTGAAATTAGTAAGGGAGATCGTCGAAAGTTTTCATACTGAAGGGGTGCCGGGTACCGGATTGCCGATAGGAAACGTAACGTCCCAGATCTTTACGAATATCTACCTTAACGAGCTTGATCAGTTTGTAAAGCATCGATTGAGAGTAGAACACTACGCGAGGTTCTCAGATGATTTTGTTCTTTTGTCTGAGCGCCGAGCTGACTTGGTTCAGTGGCTTCAAGAGATAGAGATCTTCTTAGAACAGGAACTTAAATTGGCCCTACATCAGCGCAAAGTGTCGATTCGACCCCTCCATCAAGGAATCGACTTCTTAGGATATGTGCTTCTGCCTTACCATAGGGTTATGAGGAGCTCTACGAGAAGGCGAATGATTCGCCGCTTGTCAGGAAGGCAGGAGGAGGCGCTGCTGGATGGAAGAGCTCCAGCAGCGCTGAGGCAGTCGATGAGTTCCTATCTTGGAATGCTTTCTCATGCGAACACCTTTAGATTGCAATGTTTGGTCAGAAACCGGTTTAGCAGTGCGCGAGATAGAGATTGTGGGTTCCTCACCAATAAGTGTGGGTGA
- a CDS encoding BrnT family toxin, producing the protein MDFEFDPSKSESNKEKHGIDFEEAKALWNDPHLLEIEAQTIGESRFLLIGKIADKHWSAVITYRREKIRIISVRRSRKEEVELYEEN; encoded by the coding sequence ATGGATTTTGAGTTCGATCCCAGTAAGAGCGAATCTAATAAAGAGAAGCATGGGATTGACTTTGAGGAGGCCAAGGCTCTTTGGAATGACCCTCATCTATTGGAGATTGAGGCGCAAACAATAGGGGAATCGCGCTTTCTCCTGATCGGCAAGATCGCAGACAAGCACTGGAGCGCTGTGATTACGTACCGCAGAGAGAAAATAAGAATTATCTCGGTGAGACGCTCGCGAAAAGAAGAGGTGGAACTATATGAAGAAAATTAA
- a CDS encoding CopG family transcriptional regulator, which produces MKTKDFDAAFDRGEDVTKHLDKPKVRRVNAELRRVNIDFPIWVISSLDKEARRLGITRQSLVKMWIAEKFDRNNQASD; this is translated from the coding sequence ATTAAAACTAAAGACTTCGATGCGGCATTTGATCGAGGTGAAGATGTCACTAAGCATCTCGATAAACCAAAGGTGCGCAGGGTAAATGCAGAACTACGTCGTGTTAATATTGATTTCCCTATCTGGGTAATTTCAAGTCTGGACAAAGAAGCTCGACGCCTAGGAATTACGCGACAATCTCTTGTAAAAATGTGGATTGCTGAGAAGTTTGATCGGAACAACCAAGCGTCTGATTGA
- a CDS encoding AI-2E family transporter: protein MNNLPKTSLPNLQKASFILIFLIVVGIFVFKLATPFITILFGYLTLHYIGRFLPKGLAILAFSILVLTVFYLFGHFITEAVRALPMAANKAIPLTIDYANQYGVTPPFTDSETLKAFLLKNINSQMHSAFKFATIFSKEFIYIIIGLVVTCGIFSCGSIDLGSGSYAIKDNLYSMFASQLATRFRRLFDSFHTVMGAQLIISSVNTIFTSLFLLTLSIFDTPLPYSFVIVVVTFLCGLLPIVGNLISNSVIFCIGLTQSVNLALISLSYLIVLHKFEYFLNSKIIGGRIKNPMWLTLLCLLIGERLAGIPGMILAPVLLNYLKLEASQIDAAR, encoded by the coding sequence ATGAATAACCTACCTAAAACAAGCCTCCCTAACCTCCAAAAGGCCTCCTTTATTCTAATCTTCCTGATAGTGGTGGGGATCTTCGTATTCAAATTAGCCACCCCCTTTATTACGATCCTGTTTGGATATTTGACGCTACACTATATAGGGAGGTTTCTACCGAAGGGGCTTGCGATCCTGGCCTTCTCTATTTTAGTGCTGACCGTCTTTTATCTTTTCGGACACTTTATTACAGAAGCGGTGCGCGCCCTGCCGATGGCTGCCAATAAGGCGATTCCGCTTACAATAGACTATGCCAACCAGTATGGAGTTACCCCACCCTTTACTGATAGCGAGACCCTCAAAGCGTTTTTATTAAAAAATATAAACTCGCAGATGCATTCAGCCTTTAAGTTCGCCACCATATTCTCTAAGGAGTTTATCTACATAATTATCGGTCTCGTTGTTACCTGCGGGATCTTTTCGTGCGGCTCAATCGATCTGGGCAGCGGTAGCTATGCGATTAAAGATAATTTGTACTCAATGTTCGCCTCTCAGTTAGCTACACGCTTTCGGCGGCTATTCGATAGCTTTCATACGGTTATGGGGGCGCAGCTTATTATCTCGTCGGTAAACACCATCTTTACCAGCCTCTTCCTCCTGACTTTGTCGATCTTTGATACCCCGCTACCGTACTCATTTGTTATAGTAGTTGTTACGTTCCTATGTGGACTTCTTCCGATAGTCGGTAACTTAATAAGCAACTCTGTAATCTTCTGTATCGGGTTAACTCAATCAGTGAATCTTGCCCTGATATCGCTGAGCTACCTAATCGTGCTGCACAAGTTTGAGTACTTTCTGAACAGCAAGATAATCGGCGGCCGCATTAAAAATCCGATGTGGCTAACCCTGCTCTGCCTTCTGATAGGAGAGCGCTTGGCAGGCATCCCAGGTATGATCCTAGCTCCAGTTCTGCTTAACTACCTGAAACTTGAAGCCTCTCAGATCGATGCTGCGCGCTAG